A genomic region of Pseudorca crassidens isolate mPseCra1 chromosome 10, mPseCra1.hap1, whole genome shotgun sequence contains the following coding sequences:
- the BRPF3 gene encoding bromodomain and PHD finger-containing protein 3 isoform X2, with product MRKPRRKSRQNAEGRRSPSPYSLKCSPTRETLTYAQAQRIVEVDIDGRLHRISIYDPLKIITEDELTAQDITECNSNKENSEQPQFPVKSKKPSSKGKKKESCSKHASGTSFHLPQPSFRMVDSGSQPEAPPLPAAYYRYIEKPPEDLDAEVEYDMDEEDLAWLDMVNEKRRVDGHSLVSADTFELLVDRLEKESYLESRSSGAQQSLIDEDAFCCVCLDDECHNSNVILFCDICNLAVHQECYGVPYIPEGQWLCRCCLQSPSRPVDCVLCPNKGGAFKQTSDGHWAHVVCAIWIPEVCFANTVFLEPIEGIDNIPPARWKLTCYICKQKGLGAAIQCHKVNCYTAFHVTCAQRAGLFMKIEPMRETSLNGTIFTVRKTAYCEAHSPPGAATARRKGDSPGSLSEAGDEEGLKEGCGEEEEKEEVEEEEEDEGQGGVGGPLKGVSKKNKMTLKQRIKKEPEEVGRDTPSTVPMVTVPQIPSYRLNKICSGLSFQRKNQFMQRLHNYWLLKRQARNGVPLIRRLHSHLQSQRNAEQREQDEKTNAVKEELKYWQKLRHDLERARLLIELIRKREKLKREQVKVQQAAMELELMPFNVLLRTTLDLLQEKDPAHIFAEPVNLSEVPDYLEFISKPMDFSTMRRKLESHLYGTLEEFEEDFNLIVTNCMKYNAKDTIFHRAAVRLRDLGGAILRHARRQAENIGYDPERGTHLPESPKLEDFYRFSWEDVDNILIPENRAHLSPEVQLKELLEKLDLVSAMRSSGARTRRVRLLRREINALRQKLAQPPPPQLASLNKTVSNGELPAGPRGDVAVLEQAPQEEPEDDGDRDDSKMPPPPTLEPTGPAPSLSEQESPPDPPTLKPINDSKPPSRFPKPRKVEEDELLEKSPLQLESEPLQRLLSDNGINRVSLMTPDTSPAGAPLSGVGRRTSVLFKKAKNGVKLQRSPDRALENGEDHGAVGSPASPTSIEDEQHSRKRPRSRSCSESEGERSPQQGEETGVTNGFGKHTESGSDSECSLGLSGGLAFEACSGLTPPKRSRGKPALSRVPFLEGVNGDSDYNGSGRSLLMPFEDRGDLEPLELVWAKCRGYPSYPALIIDPKMPREGLLHNGVPIPVPPLDVLKLGEQKQAEAGEKLFLVLFFDNKRT from the exons ATGAGGAAGCCTCGCCGGAAGTCACGGCAGAATGCCGAGGGCCGGCGCTCCCCATCCCCCTATAGTCTGAAGTGCTCACCCACTCGGGAGACCCTGACATATGCCCAGGCCCAACGGATCGTCGAGGTGGACATTGATGGACGTCTGCATCGTATTAGCATCTATGACCCGCTCAAGATCATCACAGAGGATGAGTTGACTGCCCAGGATATCACCGAATGCAATAGTAACAAGGAAAACAGTGAGCAGCCTCAGTTCCCTGTCAAGTCCAAAAAACCCTCATCCAAGGGCAAGAAGAAGGAGTCCTGCTCCAAGCATGCATCCGGCACTTCCTTCCACCTCCCACAACCCAGCTTCCGCATGGTGGACTCAGGCAGTCAACCAGAAGCACCCCCGCTGCCTGCTGCCTACTACCGCTACATTGAGAAGCCACCTGAAGACCTGGATGCAGAAGTAGAATACGACATGGATGAGGAGGACCTTGCCTGGCTGGACATGGTAAATGAGAAGCGGCGAGTAGATGGGCACAGTTTGGTGTCGGCAGATACCTTTGAGCTGCTGGTGGATCGGCTTGAGAAGGAGTCATACTTGGAGAGTCGAAGCAGTGGGGCCCAACAGTCACTCATTGATGAAGATGCTTTCTGCTGTGTATGCCTGGATGACGAATGCCACAACAGCAACGTCATTCTCTTCTGTGACATCTGCAACCTGGCTGTACACCAGGAGTGCTATGGCGTCCCTTACATCCCCGAGGGCCAGTGGCTATGCCGCTGCTGTCTACAGTCTCCCTCCCGGCCTGTGGATTGCGTCCTCTGCCCCAACAAGGGTGGCGCCTTCAAACAGACCAGTGATGGGCACTGGGCCCACGTGGTGTGTGCCATCTGGATCCCTGAAGTCTGCTTTGCTAACACCGTGTTCCTGGAGCCTATTGAGGGCATCGACAACATCCCACCTGCCCGCTGGAAACTAACCTGCTATATCTGCAAGCAGAAGGGGCTGGGTGCAGCCATCCAGTGCCATAAGGTGAACTGCTACACGGCCTTCCATGTGACGTGTGCACAGCGGGCTGGGCTCTTCATGAAGATTGAGCCTATGCGTGAGACCAGCCTCAATGGCACCATCTTCACAGTGCGCAAGACCGCCTACTGTGAAGCCCACTCGCCGCCAGGTGCCGCCACTGCTAGGAGGAAGGGTGACTCCCCAGGAAGTCTCAGTGAGGCTGGGGACGAAGAAGGGCTGAAGGAAGGctgtggggaggaagaagagaaggaagaggtagaagaggaggaggaagatgaaggCCAAGGTGGGGTAGGTGGCCCCCTCAAGGGAGTGTCCAAGAAGAACAAGATGACTTTGAAGCAAAGGATCAAGAAGGAGCCAGAGGAAGTGGGCCGAGACACACCCTCCACTGTCCCCATGGTCACTGTCCCACAGATACCCTCTTACAG GTTGAACAAGATCTGTAGTGGTCTCTCCTTTCAGAGGAAAAACCAGTTCATGCAGCGGCTTCACAACTACTGGCTGTTGAAGCGGCAGGCACGGAATGGTGTCCCCCTCATACGGCGCCTGCACTCCCACCTGCAGTCCCAAAGGAATGCTGAGCAG CGGGAGCAGGACGAGAAGACAAATGCAGTGAAGGAAGAGCTGAAATACTGGCAGAAGCTCCGGCACGACTTGGAGCGGGCACGGCTGCTGATTGAGCTGATTCGGAAAAGAGAAAAGCTCAAGCGGGAGCAG GTCAAGGTCCAGCAGGCCGCCATGGAGCTGGAGCTTATGCCGTTCAACGTTCTGCTGAGGACAACACTGGACTTGCTGCAGGAGAAGGATCCCGCACACATCTTTGCCGAGCCTGTCAACCTGAGTGAG GTTCCAGATTACCTGGAATTCATATCCAAGCCAATGGATTTTTCTACTATGAGGCGGAAGCTGGAGTCCCACCTGTACGGCACCTTGGAGGAGTTTGAGGAGGACTTTAACCTTATAGTTACCAACTGCATGAAGTATAATGCTAAAGACACAATTTTCCACCGAGCAGCTGTCCGCCTGCGGGACCTGGGAGGGGCCATCCTGCGGCACGCCCGGCGGCAGGCAGAGAACATCGGCTATGACCCCGAGAGGGGCACCCACCTGCCCGAGTCACCCAAATTGGAGGACTTTTACCGCTTCTCCTGGGAAGACG TGGACAACATCCTCATCCCAGAGAACCGGGCCCACTTGTCCCCAGAGGTGCAGCTGAAGGAgctgctggaaaaactggacctGGTGAGTGCCATGCGGTCCAGTGGGGCCCGGACCCGCCGTGTCCGCCTGCTACGCCGGGAGATCAATGCCCTTCGGCAGAAGCTGGCGCAGCCGCCACCACCGCAGCTGGCATCGCTAAACAAGACTGTGTCCAATGGGGAGCTGCCAGCAGGGCCCCGGGGGGATGTGGCTGTGCTGGAGCAGGCCCCGCAGGAGGAGCCAGAAGATGATGGGGACAGAG ATGACTCCAAAATGCCTCCCCCACCAACCCTGGAGCCTACTGGGCCTGCGCCTTCCTTGTCTGAGCAAGAATCCCCTCCGGATCCCCCCACTCTGAAACCCATCAATGATAGCAAACCTCCAAGCCGATTCCCAAAGCCAAGAAAAGTGGAAGAAGATGAGCTTTTGGAAAAATCACCTCTGCAGCTAGAGAGTGAGCCCTTGCAACGCCTGCTCAGTGACAATGGCATTAATAGAGTGTCCCTCATGACCCCCGATACATCCCCCGCAGGTGCCCCACTCAGTGGCGTGGGCCGTCGCACATCAGTCCTCTTCAAGAAGGCCAAGAACGGGGTTAAACTACAGAGGAGCCCAGACAGGGCCCTGGAGAACGGCGAGGACCATGGCGCAGTGGGCTCTCCTGCGTCTCCCACCAGCATCGAGGATGAACAGCACTCCCGGAAGCGGCCGAGGAGCAGGAGCTGTAGTGAGAGCGAAGGGGAGAGGTCCCCCCAGCAGGGGGAAGAGACAG GTGTGACCAACGGCTTTGGAAAACACACTGAAAGCGGGTCTGACTCAGAATGTAGTTTGGGTCTCAGTGGTGGACTGGCATTTGAAGCTTGCAG TGGTCTGACACCCCCCAAACGCAGCCGAGGGAAGCCAGCCCTGTCTCGAGTGCCCTTCCTGGAAGGTGTGAATGGAGACTCTGACTACAACGGCTCAG gcagaaGCCTCCTGATGCCCTTTGAAGACCGTGGAGACCTGGAGCCCCTGGAGCTGGTGTGGGCCAAGTGCCGAGGTTATCCCTCCTACCCCGCCTTG ATCATCGATCCCAAGATGCCCCGGGAGGGCCTTCTGCACAATGGCGTCCCCATCCCCGTCCCCCCACTGGATGTGCTGAAGCTGGGAGAGCAGAAACAGGCCgaggctggagagaagctctTCCTTGTCCTCTTCTTTGACAATAAACGCACCTG a
- the BRPF3 gene encoding bromodomain and PHD finger-containing protein 3 isoform X1, translating into MRKPRRKSRQNAEGRRSPSPYSLKCSPTRETLTYAQAQRIVEVDIDGRLHRISIYDPLKIITEDELTAQDITECNSNKENSEQPQFPVKSKKPSSKGKKKESCSKHASGTSFHLPQPSFRMVDSGSQPEAPPLPAAYYRYIEKPPEDLDAEVEYDMDEEDLAWLDMVNEKRRVDGHSLVSADTFELLVDRLEKESYLESRSSGAQQSLIDEDAFCCVCLDDECHNSNVILFCDICNLAVHQECYGVPYIPEGQWLCRCCLQSPSRPVDCVLCPNKGGAFKQTSDGHWAHVVCAIWIPEVCFANTVFLEPIEGIDNIPPARWKLTCYICKQKGLGAAIQCHKVNCYTAFHVTCAQRAGLFMKIEPMRETSLNGTIFTVRKTAYCEAHSPPGAATARRKGDSPGSLSEAGDEEGLKEGCGEEEEKEEVEEEEEDEGQGGVGGPLKGVSKKNKMTLKQRIKKEPEEVGRDTPSTVPMVTVPQIPSYRLNKICSGLSFQRKNQFMQRLHNYWLLKRQARNGVPLIRRLHSHLQSQRNAEQREQDEKTNAVKEELKYWQKLRHDLERARLLIELIRKREKLKREQVKVQQAAMELELMPFNVLLRTTLDLLQEKDPAHIFAEPVNLSEVPDYLEFISKPMDFSTMRRKLESHLYGTLEEFEEDFNLIVTNCMKYNAKDTIFHRAAVRLRDLGGAILRHARRQAENIGYDPERGTHLPESPKLEDFYRFSWEDVDNILIPENRAHLSPEVQLKELLEKLDLVSAMRSSGARTRRVRLLRREINALRQKLAQPPPPQLASLNKTVSNGELPAGPRGDVAVLEQAPQEEPEDDGDRDDSKMPPPPTLEPTGPAPSLSEQESPPDPPTLKPINDSKPPSRFPKPRKVEEDELLEKSPLQLESEPLQRLLSDNGINRVSLMTPDTSPAGAPLSGVGRRTSVLFKKAKNGVKLQRSPDRALENGEDHGAVGSPASPTSIEDEQHSRKRPRSRSCSESEGERSPQQGEETGVTNGFGKHTESGSDSECSLGLSGGLAFEACSGLTPPKRSRGKPALSRVPFLEGVNGDSDYNGSGRSLLMPFEDRGDLEPLELVWAKCRGYPSYPALIIDPKMPREGLLHNGVPIPVPPLDVLKLGEQKQAEAGEKLFLVLFFDNKRTWQWLPRDKVLPLGVEDTVDKLKMLEGRKTSIRKSVQVAYDRAMIHLSRVRGPHSFVTSSYL; encoded by the exons ATGAGGAAGCCTCGCCGGAAGTCACGGCAGAATGCCGAGGGCCGGCGCTCCCCATCCCCCTATAGTCTGAAGTGCTCACCCACTCGGGAGACCCTGACATATGCCCAGGCCCAACGGATCGTCGAGGTGGACATTGATGGACGTCTGCATCGTATTAGCATCTATGACCCGCTCAAGATCATCACAGAGGATGAGTTGACTGCCCAGGATATCACCGAATGCAATAGTAACAAGGAAAACAGTGAGCAGCCTCAGTTCCCTGTCAAGTCCAAAAAACCCTCATCCAAGGGCAAGAAGAAGGAGTCCTGCTCCAAGCATGCATCCGGCACTTCCTTCCACCTCCCACAACCCAGCTTCCGCATGGTGGACTCAGGCAGTCAACCAGAAGCACCCCCGCTGCCTGCTGCCTACTACCGCTACATTGAGAAGCCACCTGAAGACCTGGATGCAGAAGTAGAATACGACATGGATGAGGAGGACCTTGCCTGGCTGGACATGGTAAATGAGAAGCGGCGAGTAGATGGGCACAGTTTGGTGTCGGCAGATACCTTTGAGCTGCTGGTGGATCGGCTTGAGAAGGAGTCATACTTGGAGAGTCGAAGCAGTGGGGCCCAACAGTCACTCATTGATGAAGATGCTTTCTGCTGTGTATGCCTGGATGACGAATGCCACAACAGCAACGTCATTCTCTTCTGTGACATCTGCAACCTGGCTGTACACCAGGAGTGCTATGGCGTCCCTTACATCCCCGAGGGCCAGTGGCTATGCCGCTGCTGTCTACAGTCTCCCTCCCGGCCTGTGGATTGCGTCCTCTGCCCCAACAAGGGTGGCGCCTTCAAACAGACCAGTGATGGGCACTGGGCCCACGTGGTGTGTGCCATCTGGATCCCTGAAGTCTGCTTTGCTAACACCGTGTTCCTGGAGCCTATTGAGGGCATCGACAACATCCCACCTGCCCGCTGGAAACTAACCTGCTATATCTGCAAGCAGAAGGGGCTGGGTGCAGCCATCCAGTGCCATAAGGTGAACTGCTACACGGCCTTCCATGTGACGTGTGCACAGCGGGCTGGGCTCTTCATGAAGATTGAGCCTATGCGTGAGACCAGCCTCAATGGCACCATCTTCACAGTGCGCAAGACCGCCTACTGTGAAGCCCACTCGCCGCCAGGTGCCGCCACTGCTAGGAGGAAGGGTGACTCCCCAGGAAGTCTCAGTGAGGCTGGGGACGAAGAAGGGCTGAAGGAAGGctgtggggaggaagaagagaaggaagaggtagaagaggaggaggaagatgaaggCCAAGGTGGGGTAGGTGGCCCCCTCAAGGGAGTGTCCAAGAAGAACAAGATGACTTTGAAGCAAAGGATCAAGAAGGAGCCAGAGGAAGTGGGCCGAGACACACCCTCCACTGTCCCCATGGTCACTGTCCCACAGATACCCTCTTACAG GTTGAACAAGATCTGTAGTGGTCTCTCCTTTCAGAGGAAAAACCAGTTCATGCAGCGGCTTCACAACTACTGGCTGTTGAAGCGGCAGGCACGGAATGGTGTCCCCCTCATACGGCGCCTGCACTCCCACCTGCAGTCCCAAAGGAATGCTGAGCAG CGGGAGCAGGACGAGAAGACAAATGCAGTGAAGGAAGAGCTGAAATACTGGCAGAAGCTCCGGCACGACTTGGAGCGGGCACGGCTGCTGATTGAGCTGATTCGGAAAAGAGAAAAGCTCAAGCGGGAGCAG GTCAAGGTCCAGCAGGCCGCCATGGAGCTGGAGCTTATGCCGTTCAACGTTCTGCTGAGGACAACACTGGACTTGCTGCAGGAGAAGGATCCCGCACACATCTTTGCCGAGCCTGTCAACCTGAGTGAG GTTCCAGATTACCTGGAATTCATATCCAAGCCAATGGATTTTTCTACTATGAGGCGGAAGCTGGAGTCCCACCTGTACGGCACCTTGGAGGAGTTTGAGGAGGACTTTAACCTTATAGTTACCAACTGCATGAAGTATAATGCTAAAGACACAATTTTCCACCGAGCAGCTGTCCGCCTGCGGGACCTGGGAGGGGCCATCCTGCGGCACGCCCGGCGGCAGGCAGAGAACATCGGCTATGACCCCGAGAGGGGCACCCACCTGCCCGAGTCACCCAAATTGGAGGACTTTTACCGCTTCTCCTGGGAAGACG TGGACAACATCCTCATCCCAGAGAACCGGGCCCACTTGTCCCCAGAGGTGCAGCTGAAGGAgctgctggaaaaactggacctGGTGAGTGCCATGCGGTCCAGTGGGGCCCGGACCCGCCGTGTCCGCCTGCTACGCCGGGAGATCAATGCCCTTCGGCAGAAGCTGGCGCAGCCGCCACCACCGCAGCTGGCATCGCTAAACAAGACTGTGTCCAATGGGGAGCTGCCAGCAGGGCCCCGGGGGGATGTGGCTGTGCTGGAGCAGGCCCCGCAGGAGGAGCCAGAAGATGATGGGGACAGAG ATGACTCCAAAATGCCTCCCCCACCAACCCTGGAGCCTACTGGGCCTGCGCCTTCCTTGTCTGAGCAAGAATCCCCTCCGGATCCCCCCACTCTGAAACCCATCAATGATAGCAAACCTCCAAGCCGATTCCCAAAGCCAAGAAAAGTGGAAGAAGATGAGCTTTTGGAAAAATCACCTCTGCAGCTAGAGAGTGAGCCCTTGCAACGCCTGCTCAGTGACAATGGCATTAATAGAGTGTCCCTCATGACCCCCGATACATCCCCCGCAGGTGCCCCACTCAGTGGCGTGGGCCGTCGCACATCAGTCCTCTTCAAGAAGGCCAAGAACGGGGTTAAACTACAGAGGAGCCCAGACAGGGCCCTGGAGAACGGCGAGGACCATGGCGCAGTGGGCTCTCCTGCGTCTCCCACCAGCATCGAGGATGAACAGCACTCCCGGAAGCGGCCGAGGAGCAGGAGCTGTAGTGAGAGCGAAGGGGAGAGGTCCCCCCAGCAGGGGGAAGAGACAG GTGTGACCAACGGCTTTGGAAAACACACTGAAAGCGGGTCTGACTCAGAATGTAGTTTGGGTCTCAGTGGTGGACTGGCATTTGAAGCTTGCAG TGGTCTGACACCCCCCAAACGCAGCCGAGGGAAGCCAGCCCTGTCTCGAGTGCCCTTCCTGGAAGGTGTGAATGGAGACTCTGACTACAACGGCTCAG gcagaaGCCTCCTGATGCCCTTTGAAGACCGTGGAGACCTGGAGCCCCTGGAGCTGGTGTGGGCCAAGTGCCGAGGTTATCCCTCCTACCCCGCCTTG ATCATCGATCCCAAGATGCCCCGGGAGGGCCTTCTGCACAATGGCGTCCCCATCCCCGTCCCCCCACTGGATGTGCTGAAGCTGGGAGAGCAGAAACAGGCCgaggctggagagaagctctTCCTTGTCCTCTTCTTTGACAATAAACGCACCTG GCAGTGGCTTCCGAGGGACAAAGTCCTGCCCCTGGGTGTGGAAGACACTGTGGACAAGCTCAAGATGCTGGAAGGCCGCAAGACCAGCATCCGCAAGTCAGTGCAGGTGGCCTACGACCGTGCGATGATCCACCTGAGCCGAGTGCGGGGACCCCACTCCTTTGTCACCTCCAGCTACCTGTAA